From the Elstera cyanobacteriorum genome, one window contains:
- a CDS encoding DUF3035 domain-containing protein, whose product MVRRILPLALIVLSLAACSSDQRRSLGLSKTPPDEFSVVGRAPLELPPDFGLRPPVDGAPRPNELAPKDQARVAVFGPTTAQPQLLAGRTAGEAFLLDKAGAPQAQPDIRTTVERESTKLAQEDRSFVDKLIFWRKPDEPGVAVDPAEEAKRLKENAALGKPVTEGDTPVIKRKRKGILEGII is encoded by the coding sequence GTGGTTCGCCGTATTCTTCCGCTGGCGCTGATTGTGCTCAGCCTTGCCGCTTGCAGTTCCGACCAGCGTCGCTCTTTGGGCCTCAGCAAGACGCCGCCCGACGAGTTTTCCGTCGTTGGCCGCGCGCCGCTGGAACTGCCGCCCGATTTCGGTCTGCGTCCGCCCGTCGATGGCGCCCCGCGCCCGAACGAGTTGGCGCCTAAGGATCAGGCCCGCGTTGCGGTTTTTGGCCCAACGACGGCGCAGCCGCAGTTGCTGGCCGGACGCACGGCGGGGGAAGCCTTCCTGCTGGATAAGGCCGGGGCGCCCCAGGCGCAGCCCGACATTCGCACGACGGTGGAGCGGGAAAGCACCAAGCTGGCCCAGGAAGACCGCAGCTTTGTCGATAAGCTGATCTTCTGGCGTAAGCCGGATGAACCGGGCGTTGCCGTCGATCCGGCGGAAGAAGCCAAACGCCTGAAGGAAAATGCCGCGCTGGGCAAGCCGGTGACGGAGGGCGATACGCCCGTCATCAAGCGCAAGCGCAAGGGGATTCTGGAAGGGATCATCTAA
- a CDS encoding type II toxin-antitoxin system YafQ family toxin: MRTIERSGRFKRDYKREAKGQYRLILDQELRVVLTALVQDLPLPDRYRDHPMVGTWKDHRDCHLRPDLVLIYRKVDADILQLVRLGSHSDLGLF; encoded by the coding sequence ATGCGGACGATTGAGCGATCAGGCCGCTTTAAACGGGACTATAAGCGGGAGGCAAAGGGTCAGTATCGGCTGATCTTAGATCAAGAGTTGCGTGTTGTGCTAACGGCTCTAGTCCAAGACTTACCGCTGCCCGATCGCTACCGTGACCATCCGATGGTTGGTACCTGGAAAGATCATCGCGACTGTCACCTGCGCCCCGATCTCGTGCTGATCTACCGCAAGGTCGATGCCGACATTCTGCAACTCGTTCGCCTGGGATCGCATAGCGACTTGGGCCTGTTTTAG
- a CDS encoding type II toxin-antitoxin system RelB/DinJ family antitoxin, whose product MAANALVQARVDGQIKKEAAAVLATIGLTVSDAVRLMLIRIAHEKAMPFDPLIPNAETIAAMEEARAGGLPSFDSIEALMADLHADD is encoded by the coding sequence TGGCCGCCAATGCCCTCGTTCAGGCCCGCGTCGATGGGCAGATCAAGAAAGAAGCCGCCGCCGTCCTGGCGACGATCGGCTTGACCGTCTCCGACGCCGTGCGCCTGATGCTGATCCGCATCGCCCACGAGAAAGCCATGCCCTTCGATCCGTTGATCCCGAATGCCGAGACGATTGCGGCGATGGAGGAGGCGCGGGCCGGGGGGCTGCCGTCCTTTGACAGTATTGAGGCGCTGATGGCCGATCTTCATGCGGACGATTGA
- the miaB gene encoding tRNA (N6-isopentenyl adenosine(37)-C2)-methylthiotransferase MiaB has protein sequence MTKKLFIRTYGCQMNVYDSARMADVLGPLGYAAVETPEAADMVIVNTCHIREHASEKTFSELGRLKQIKQDKSGEYIIAVAGCVAQAEGEEILARAPYVDIVLGPQTYHRLPEMVARAERGAAQNRLRNEVGAGRKVAGLGILDTDFPVEAKFDFLPAPTGAPGVTAFLSIQEGCDKFCTFCVVPYTRGAEYSRSVAQIVTEAEQLVALGVREVTLLGQNVNAYHGDGPDGTAWTLAQLAYRLAEIPGLERIRYTTSHPRDMDDALIAAHGDLPQLMPFLHLPVQSGSDRILQAMNRQHTADHYRRIIDKLRTARPDLCLSTDLIVGFPGESDADFQATLQLVRDVTFPAAFSFKYSARPGTPAATMAGQVEEAVKEARLAELNAVLQTQLTDFNRALVGKTLPVLFEKAGRHAGQMVGRSPYLQPVHVQGAADLIGQVRLVEIDQDHSFSLSGRLVAGPVPDVPPAAMRMTA, from the coding sequence ATGACCAAGAAACTCTTTATCCGCACCTATGGGTGCCAGATGAACGTGTACGATTCCGCCCGCATGGCCGACGTGCTTGGGCCGCTTGGCTATGCTGCCGTGGAAACGCCGGAAGCGGCGGATATGGTTATCGTCAATACCTGCCACATCCGCGAGCATGCGTCGGAAAAGACCTTCTCCGAGCTCGGGCGGCTGAAGCAGATCAAGCAGGATAAGTCGGGCGAGTATATCATCGCCGTTGCGGGCTGCGTCGCCCAGGCGGAGGGGGAGGAGATTCTGGCCCGCGCCCCCTATGTCGATATCGTCCTTGGCCCGCAAACCTATCACCGCCTGCCGGAAATGGTGGCGCGCGCCGAACGCGGCGCGGCGCAGAACCGGCTGCGGAACGAGGTTGGGGCGGGCCGCAAGGTGGCAGGCCTTGGTATTCTCGACACCGATTTCCCCGTGGAAGCCAAGTTCGACTTTCTGCCTGCGCCGACCGGCGCGCCGGGGGTAACGGCCTTTCTGTCCATCCAGGAAGGCTGCGATAAATTCTGTACCTTCTGCGTCGTGCCGTATACGCGCGGGGCGGAATATTCCCGTTCGGTCGCGCAGATCGTGACCGAAGCCGAACAGTTGGTGGCGCTCGGGGTGCGGGAAGTCACGCTGCTCGGTCAGAACGTCAATGCCTATCACGGCGACGGGCCGGATGGCACCGCCTGGACCTTGGCGCAGCTCGCCTATCGGTTGGCGGAAATTCCGGGGCTGGAGCGCATTCGCTACACGACCTCCCACCCGCGCGATATGGATGATGCGCTGATTGCGGCGCATGGCGATCTGCCGCAGTTGATGCCCTTCCTACATCTGCCGGTGCAATCGGGGTCCGACCGGATTTTGCAGGCGATGAACCGCCAGCATACCGCCGACCATTACCGCCGTATCATCGACAAGCTGCGCACCGCCCGCCCAGACCTATGCCTCTCGACCGACCTCATCGTCGGCTTCCCTGGCGAAAGCGACGCGGATTTTCAGGCGACGCTGCAATTGGTGCGCGACGTTACCTTCCCGGCGGCCTTCTCCTTCAAATATTCCGCCCGTCCGGGCACCCCCGCCGCAACGATGGCGGGGCAGGTGGAGGAGGCGGTGAAAGAGGCGCGCCTTGCCGAACTGAATGCCGTGCTGCAAACCCAACTGACCGATTTCAATCGGGCGCTGGTGGGCAAAACCCTACCGGTGCTGTTCGAGAAAGCCGGGCGGCACGCGGGCCAGATGGTTGGGCGCTCGCCCTATCTTCAGCCCGTCCATGTGCAAGGCGCCGCCGATTTGATCGGTCAGGTCCGGCTGGTCGAGATTGATCAGGATCATAGTTTCAGTCTGTCGGGCCGCCTCGTCGCCGGGCCGGTCCCCGATGTTCCCCCTGCGGCGATGAGGATGACTGCGTGA